The following proteins are encoded in a genomic region of Streptomyces kaniharaensis:
- a CDS encoding VOC family protein, translating into MTRPAFHLAVPVDDLARARAFYGGVLGLPEGRSTDGWIDWDFHGHQVVTHLVAGPRPDFAGHGTVDGHPVPVPHFGLVLDVGAFRSLAQRLTEAGTEFVIEPSLRFAGQPAEQWTMFLLDPAGNALEFKAFRDETQLFAR; encoded by the coding sequence ATGACCCGTCCTGCCTTTCATCTCGCAGTCCCCGTCGACGACTTGGCCCGCGCCCGCGCGTTCTACGGCGGCGTGCTCGGGCTCCCGGAGGGCCGATCCACCGACGGCTGGATCGACTGGGACTTCCACGGCCACCAGGTGGTGACGCACCTCGTCGCCGGGCCCCGCCCGGATTTCGCCGGGCACGGCACTGTGGACGGGCACCCGGTTCCCGTGCCGCACTTCGGGCTGGTGCTGGACGTCGGTGCCTTCCGGTCCCTCGCCCAGCGGCTGACCGAGGCCGGTACCGAGTTCGTCATCGAGCCGTCCCTGCGCTTCGCCGGGCAGCCGGCCGAGCAGTGGACGATGTTCCTGCTCGACCCGGCCGGAAACGCACTGGAGTTCAAGGCGTTCCGCGACGAGACCCAGCTGTTCGCCCGATGA
- a CDS encoding SDR family NAD(P)-dependent oxidoreductase, which yields MRGVLVTGASRGIGRAVAHAFAARGDRVAVHYASSRSQAEETLAALPGEGHVLVGGDLSDPAAAERIAETAHARLGGLDVLVNNAAVATSEANAHPVAEVSYDDWQRVWRQMVDVNLLGAANLGYCVARRLIARGAPGRIVNIGSRGAFRGEPDHPAYGASKAALHALGQSLAVALAPHGISVTSVAPGFTATDRVADRLAGPLGQALRGQSPFGRVGTPEEVAAAVLYLASPEATWASGTVLDLNGASHLRL from the coding sequence ATGAGGGGCGTCCTGGTCACCGGGGCCTCCCGGGGCATCGGCCGAGCCGTGGCGCACGCGTTCGCCGCACGGGGCGACCGCGTCGCCGTGCACTACGCTTCGAGCCGATCACAGGCCGAGGAGACCCTGGCCGCGCTGCCCGGCGAGGGGCACGTCCTGGTGGGCGGCGATCTGAGCGACCCCGCCGCGGCCGAACGGATCGCCGAGACTGCGCACGCGCGGCTCGGCGGGCTGGACGTTCTGGTCAACAACGCCGCCGTGGCCACCTCGGAGGCGAACGCCCACCCGGTGGCCGAGGTGTCGTACGACGACTGGCAGCGCGTCTGGCGCCAGATGGTCGACGTCAACCTGCTCGGCGCGGCGAACCTCGGCTACTGTGTCGCACGCCGCCTCATCGCCCGCGGCGCACCCGGCCGGATCGTGAACATCGGTTCGCGCGGAGCCTTCCGCGGCGAGCCGGACCACCCCGCGTACGGCGCGAGCAAGGCCGCCCTGCACGCCCTCGGCCAGTCCCTGGCCGTCGCGCTGGCCCCGCACGGGATCTCGGTGACCTCGGTCGCGCCCGGCTTCACCGCCACCGACCGGGTCGCCGACCGCCTGGCCGGCCCGTTGGGGCAGGCCCTGCGCGGGCAGAGCCCGTTCGGCCGGGTCGGCACCCCGGAGGAGGTCGCCGCGGCCGTGCTCTACCTGGCCTCTCCCGAGGCGACCTGGGCCTCCGGCACGGTCCTCGACCTCAATGGGGCGTCACACCTGCGCCTGTGA
- a CDS encoding GPP34 family phosphoprotein: MSRGLHLDTYLLAFDTQAQSLQDRTRAGFLLRAAALAELAHRGAAAEDGTGRVQVVSADPTGDSVLDMLLAELGGHPRTWKSWIRRSRDDTLEAVEERLTVLGVVTMADRDPYGPVVPQRTVAMDEPREALDLQARVAELVRGDAPVAQAPFADAALAALAAHGHLRLVLSRHDRRAHAERITALTDRLADQAPGLTRAVTGLNLTMIAAQGGMGGS; encoded by the coding sequence ATGAGCAGAGGACTGCATCTGGACACCTACCTGCTGGCCTTCGACACCCAGGCCCAGTCCCTGCAGGACCGCACCCGCGCCGGTTTCCTGCTGCGCGCCGCCGCCCTGGCCGAGCTCGCCCACCGGGGCGCCGCCGCCGAGGACGGGACGGGCCGGGTACAGGTCGTGTCCGCCGACCCCACCGGGGACAGCGTCCTGGACATGCTGCTCGCCGAACTGGGCGGCCACCCGCGCACCTGGAAGTCGTGGATCAGGCGCAGCCGCGACGACACCCTGGAGGCCGTCGAGGAGCGACTCACTGTGCTCGGCGTGGTGACCATGGCGGACCGTGACCCCTACGGCCCGGTCGTGCCGCAGCGGACGGTGGCGATGGACGAGCCGCGCGAAGCCCTGGACCTCCAGGCGCGGGTGGCCGAGCTCGTCCGCGGCGACGCCCCGGTCGCCCAGGCGCCGTTCGCCGACGCGGCTCTCGCGGCGCTGGCCGCCCACGGGCACCTGCGGCTGGTCCTCTCACGGCACGACCGCAGGGCCCACGCCGAACGGATCACCGCACTCACCGACCGGCTCGCCGACCAGGCGCCGGGCCTGACCCGGGCCGTGACCGGGCTGAACCTGACCATGATCGCCGCCCAGGGCGGGATGGGCGGCAGCTGA
- a CDS encoding MarR family winged helix-turn-helix transcriptional regulator, protein MKHSTGHDIADALGLLLRRSTRARLYTRLTEGLGEAVDDLTYPVLSGLARTGPSSAADLGREIGLDRTTVTRRADRLERAGLLQRQPDPTDGRATLLALTRNGHAVISATRKRLAAGIEDSLATWPPADAQTFARLLRRFVDQGPFADHD, encoded by the coding sequence GTGAAACACTCGACAGGACACGACATCGCCGACGCCCTAGGACTTCTCCTGCGGCGGAGCACCCGCGCCCGCCTCTACACCCGCCTGACCGAGGGGCTGGGAGAGGCGGTCGACGACCTCACCTACCCGGTCCTCAGCGGCCTCGCTCGCACCGGCCCGTCCAGCGCCGCCGACCTCGGCCGCGAGATCGGACTGGACCGCACCACCGTCACCCGCCGCGCCGACCGCCTCGAGCGGGCCGGCCTGCTCCAGCGCCAGCCCGACCCGACCGACGGCCGCGCGACCCTGCTCGCCCTCACCCGCAACGGCCACGCCGTCATCTCGGCAACCCGGAAGCGACTCGCCGCCGGCATCGAGGACTCACTCGCCACCTGGCCGCCGGCAGACGCCCAGACCTTCGCCCGCCTCCTGCGCCGCTTCGTCGACCAGGGACCCTTCGCCGACCACGACTGA
- a CDS encoding LysR family transcriptional regulator, which yields MDLDLRKLRYFTAVAEHRQFGRAAQELFIAQPVLSRQIRAFERELGCALFTRTTRSVELTPAGRQLYDEAQRITTVVNTALRRVQEAARGERRLVVAFSPGLHVSEAVRAFTARHPQVVIDVLPLRWWEQDAPLRDGRAQVGYLRRPFDDTGLRTVPIGRETKVACLPVTHPLAGRPSLTSADLDGEPILDARTRRTSSLDEKFELIASGQGIALVPLSIAGSYSRPGLLYLPVTDSPPVETCLAVPENDCADPVPEFLAIATAALRRPAATPPAAAGPQGPGRPPL from the coding sequence ATGGATCTGGACCTGCGCAAGCTCCGCTACTTCACCGCGGTGGCCGAGCACCGGCAATTCGGCCGGGCGGCACAGGAATTGTTCATCGCGCAGCCGGTCCTCAGCCGGCAGATCCGCGCGTTCGAGCGGGAGCTGGGCTGCGCGCTGTTCACCCGCACCACCCGCAGCGTCGAACTGACCCCGGCCGGGCGGCAGTTGTACGACGAGGCGCAGCGCATCACCACGGTGGTGAACACGGCTCTGCGGCGCGTCCAGGAGGCGGCCCGGGGCGAACGGCGCCTGGTCGTCGCCTTCTCGCCCGGACTGCACGTGTCGGAGGCGGTCCGGGCCTTCACGGCCCGCCACCCGCAGGTCGTGATCGACGTCCTCCCACTGCGTTGGTGGGAGCAGGACGCGCCGCTGCGCGACGGCCGCGCACAAGTCGGCTACCTGCGGCGCCCCTTCGACGACACGGGGCTGCGCACCGTCCCCATAGGCCGGGAGACCAAGGTCGCGTGCCTGCCCGTGACGCATCCGCTGGCCGGCCGCCCGAGCCTCACGTCCGCCGACCTCGACGGCGAGCCGATCCTCGACGCCCGGACCCGGCGGACCTCCTCACTGGACGAGAAGTTCGAGCTCATCGCCTCCGGGCAGGGCATCGCCCTGGTCCCGCTGAGCATCGCCGGCTCGTACTCCCGCCCCGGCCTGCTCTACCTGCCCGTCACCGACTCCCCGCCCGTCGAGACGTGCCTGGCGGTGCCAGAGAACGACTGCGCGGACCCCGTACCGGAGTTCCTGGCCATCGCCACCGCCGCGCTGCGCCGCCCTGCGGCAACGCCCCCGGCCGCTGCCGGACCACAAGGCCCTGGCCGCCCACCACTGTGA
- a CDS encoding SDR family oxidoreductase, whose translation MTDTRKTALVIGASRTLGLGLAAEYLRRGWDVVGTVRGVRRTGLHDLADASEGRLTIESLEMTDPEQIAALRDRLARRTLDLLFVNAAIARGDHPIGEVPTDTFTEVLVTNALSPMRVVEVLGPLVAPTGTIGVMSSDQGSITLNTDGGQDLYRASKSALNQLMRCYAARHITGTRTLLLMDPGWVRTELGGLEADLSVEESVPGVAETIERHRGRPGLHFVDHQGQVVPW comes from the coding sequence ATGACCGACACCCGCAAGACCGCCCTCGTCATCGGCGCCTCCCGGACCCTGGGACTCGGGCTCGCCGCCGAGTACCTCCGCCGCGGCTGGGACGTCGTCGGCACCGTCCGCGGCGTCCGGCGCACCGGCCTCCATGACCTGGCCGACGCCTCCGAAGGGCGGCTGACCATCGAATCCCTGGAGATGACCGACCCGGAGCAGATCGCGGCGCTGCGCGACCGGCTGGCCCGGCGCACCCTCGACCTGCTGTTCGTCAACGCCGCCATCGCCCGCGGCGACCACCCGATCGGCGAGGTCCCGACGGACACTTTCACCGAGGTCCTGGTGACCAACGCGCTCAGCCCGATGCGCGTCGTGGAGGTCCTCGGCCCGCTGGTCGCGCCGACCGGGACCATCGGCGTCATGTCCTCCGACCAGGGCAGCATCACCCTGAACACCGACGGCGGGCAGGACCTGTACCGGGCCAGCAAGTCCGCGTTGAACCAGTTGATGCGCTGCTACGCCGCCCGTCACATCACCGGCACCCGGACACTGCTGCTGATGGACCCGGGCTGGGTGCGCACCGAACTCGGCGGCCTCGAAGCCGACCTCAGCGTGGAGGAGAGCGTGCCCGGAGTGGCGGAGACGATCGAGCGGCACCGGGGCAGGCCCGGCCTCCACTTCGTCGACCACCAGGGACAAGTCGTGCCTTGGTAG
- a CDS encoding GlxA family transcriptional regulator gives MVVIGYPDAELLDIACPADVFDAATRWGADPAYQVELVSLGGRPVRTTCGLTLAAAALEQVTGPLDSVLVAGGLGHQAAAEDARVLTHLRRLAGLSRRVVSVCTGATVLAAAGLLDGRRATTHWMWAAELAAHYPTVQVDPAPLFVTDGNVHTSAGVTSALDLSLALVEQDHGPELARRVARSLVAYLQRPGNQAQVSVHLAAPPPKHPLVRDVCAHITANLATELNATTLARIAGVSPRHLTRLFTAQLGTTPARHVRVLRTEAAAQLLATTRLPLSAIARRCGLGTTETLRQAFADHYATTPSAYRQAALRG, from the coding sequence GTGGTCGTGATCGGATACCCGGACGCCGAACTCCTCGACATCGCCTGCCCCGCCGACGTGTTCGACGCGGCGACCCGCTGGGGCGCGGACCCCGCCTACCAGGTGGAGCTGGTCTCACTCGGCGGTCGCCCGGTACGGACGACCTGCGGCCTGACACTGGCCGCCGCGGCACTGGAGCAAGTCACCGGCCCTCTCGACAGCGTGCTCGTCGCCGGCGGGCTCGGGCACCAGGCGGCCGCCGAAGACGCCCGCGTGCTCACCCATCTGCGCCGCCTGGCCGGGCTCAGCCGCCGGGTGGTATCGGTGTGCACCGGTGCCACCGTCCTGGCCGCCGCCGGGCTCCTCGACGGCCGCCGCGCCACCACCCACTGGATGTGGGCGGCCGAGCTGGCAGCCCACTACCCCACCGTCCAGGTCGACCCGGCACCGCTGTTCGTCACCGACGGCAACGTCCACACCTCGGCAGGCGTCACCAGCGCGCTCGACCTCTCACTCGCCCTCGTCGAACAGGACCACGGCCCCGAACTGGCACGCCGGGTCGCCCGCTCGCTGGTCGCCTACCTGCAACGCCCCGGCAACCAGGCACAGGTCAGCGTGCACCTCGCCGCACCGCCTCCAAAACACCCGCTGGTCCGCGACGTCTGCGCACACATCACCGCCAACCTCGCCACGGAGCTGAACGCCACCACGCTGGCCCGGATCGCCGGAGTGAGCCCGCGTCACCTCACCCGGCTCTTCACCGCCCAACTCGGCACCACCCCGGCCCGGCACGTACGCGTGCTGCGCACCGAGGCGGCCGCCCAACTGCTGGCGACCACCCGGCTGCCGCTGTCCGCGATCGCCCGCAGGTGCGGTCTCGGTACGACCGAGACCCTCCGGCAGGCCTTCGCAGACCACTACGCGACTACGCCCTCGGCGTACCGGCAGGCGGCTCTGCGGGGCTAG
- a CDS encoding DJ-1/PfpI family protein: MTATRTFAFVLYPGLTPLDFVGPLQVLGALQEFGLGFEAVTVAADLEPLHTDIAVSVTASHTFAQVPEPFGLIVPGGGAPTFAALADEHLLGYVRRAAGTAELVGSVCTGSLVLGAAGLLEGREAVTHWAAMPMLRAFGATPVSRRWVADGPVRTAAGVAAGIDMALQLVAELVGEDACRMIQSAIEYDPRPPLGPIDWSGLDREPMESWLRSQVQQGLAADPELRARLLAP; the protein is encoded by the coding sequence ATGACCGCAACCAGGACCTTCGCCTTCGTGCTGTACCCCGGCCTCACCCCGCTCGACTTCGTCGGGCCGCTCCAGGTGCTCGGCGCCCTGCAGGAGTTCGGCCTCGGCTTCGAGGCCGTCACGGTCGCCGCCGACCTCGAACCGCTGCACACCGACATCGCGGTGTCCGTCACCGCCTCGCACACCTTCGCGCAGGTGCCCGAGCCGTTCGGCCTGATCGTTCCGGGCGGCGGTGCTCCGACCTTCGCCGCCCTCGCGGACGAGCACCTGCTCGGCTACGTCCGGCGGGCCGCCGGCACGGCCGAGCTCGTGGGCTCGGTCTGCACCGGCTCGCTGGTGCTCGGCGCCGCCGGGCTGCTCGAGGGCCGGGAAGCGGTCACGCACTGGGCCGCCATGCCGATGCTGCGCGCGTTCGGCGCGACGCCGGTGTCGCGGCGCTGGGTCGCGGACGGGCCGGTCCGTACCGCCGCGGGAGTGGCGGCCGGCATCGACATGGCCCTGCAGCTGGTCGCCGAGCTGGTGGGGGAGGACGCCTGCCGCATGATCCAGTCGGCCATCGAGTACGACCCCCGGCCGCCGCTCGGCCCGATCGACTGGTCGGGACTGGACCGCGAGCCGATGGAGTCCTGGCTCAGGTCACAGGTGCAACAGGGACTCGCGGCCGATCCCGAGCTCCGGGCCCGCCTGCTCGCTCCCTGA
- a CDS encoding UBP-type zinc finger domain-containing protein, whose amino-acid sequence MARDRIPGIDPAAKPSGTGCMECAAGDGPGWWLHLRRCAACGHIGCCDSSPSQHGTKHARQAGHPFLASFEPGESWFWNVETEQYYDGPELAPPTSHPASQPTPGPHGKVPADWQRHLH is encoded by the coding sequence ATGGCTCGCGATCGGATCCCAGGTATCGACCCCGCGGCGAAGCCGAGTGGAACCGGGTGCATGGAGTGCGCGGCCGGTGACGGACCGGGGTGGTGGTTGCATCTGCGCCGATGCGCTGCCTGTGGGCACATCGGATGCTGTGACTCCTCGCCCTCCCAGCACGGAACAAAGCACGCGCGGCAGGCGGGACACCCGTTCCTGGCCAGTTTCGAACCGGGAGAGAGCTGGTTCTGGAACGTCGAGACCGAGCAGTACTACGACGGGCCGGAACTGGCGCCGCCCACCTCGCATCCGGCCTCACAGCCGACCCCGGGGCCGCACGGCAAGGTCCCCGCGGACTGGCAGCGGCACCTGCACTGA
- a CDS encoding YceI family protein, with product MATAKWFFEPGHTAAEFSARHMMVTYVRGQFKNVHGFLVVDPDEPQKAQVEATIDATQVYTGQPDRDTHLRSADFFDVERHPTWTFTGSGIRQVSANDFEVTGGLTIRGVTRSVTFDVTYLGQWDTPWWEDGRDLGPRRRAGFVARTRINRHDFGVSWNDVVDRGGVVVGDMVDVTVDVEAVLEPAATAG from the coding sequence ATGGCCACGGCGAAGTGGTTCTTCGAGCCAGGTCACACTGCGGCGGAGTTCAGCGCCAGACACATGATGGTCACCTACGTACGCGGACAGTTCAAGAACGTGCACGGCTTCCTGGTGGTCGATCCCGACGAGCCGCAGAAGGCCCAGGTCGAGGCCACGATCGACGCGACGCAGGTGTACACCGGGCAGCCCGACCGTGACACCCACCTGCGCAGCGCCGACTTCTTCGATGTCGAGCGCCATCCGACGTGGACGTTCACCGGGTCCGGCATCCGCCAGGTGAGCGCGAACGACTTCGAGGTGACAGGCGGCCTCACCATTCGCGGAGTGACACGCTCCGTGACATTCGATGTCACGTATCTGGGGCAGTGGGACACACCGTGGTGGGAGGACGGCCGGGATCTCGGCCCACGGCGCCGGGCCGGATTCGTCGCCAGAACACGCATCAACCGCCACGACTTCGGCGTGAGTTGGAACGACGTGGTCGACCGAGGTGGTGTCGTCGTGGGCGACATGGTCGACGTCACGGTCGATGTCGAGGCAGTCCTCGAGCCCGCTGCAACGGCCGGCTGA
- a CDS encoding CGNR zinc finger domain-containing protein yields MANDQKAGPMTDDLGGGNPRGLHFITDLANTVRDDPEAEAADLQAVLARHGGPPFRLTDADACELRAATSHLIRILTMHDEDEAAEAINTLLDRYPARPRLVRLPGRPWSLHTQAPPTADLTHWLLSTAALALGLWLSERGSCAWGQCGAAGCDRFFIDAGRRTPQRFCTPRCATRARVAAHRAHRTLG; encoded by the coding sequence GTGGCAAACGATCAGAAAGCCGGGCCCATGACCGATGACCTCGGCGGCGGCAACCCCCGCGGCCTCCACTTCATCACCGACCTTGCGAACACCGTCCGGGACGACCCCGAGGCAGAAGCCGCCGACCTGCAGGCTGTCCTGGCACGCCACGGCGGGCCGCCCTTCCGGCTCACCGACGCCGACGCCTGCGAACTGCGCGCGGCCACCTCCCACCTGATCCGCATCCTCACCATGCACGACGAGGACGAGGCGGCCGAGGCGATCAACACCCTGCTCGACCGCTACCCGGCCCGGCCCCGCCTCGTCCGCCTCCCAGGCCGTCCTTGGTCACTGCACACCCAGGCGCCCCCCACCGCCGACCTCACCCACTGGCTCCTCTCCACCGCCGCGCTGGCCCTGGGCCTGTGGCTGAGCGAACGAGGCTCCTGCGCATGGGGACAGTGCGGTGCAGCCGGCTGCGACCGGTTCTTCATCGATGCCGGCCGTCGCACACCACAGCGCTTCTGCACGCCGCGCTGTGCCACCCGGGCACGCGTCGCCGCCCACCGGGCCCACCGCACCCTCGGCTGA
- a CDS encoding FAD-dependent monooxygenase: MRFPTATSVLVIGGGPVGLTLSLLLSEHGVRHLLVEAHPGTSHHPKARGVSARSMEIFRRCGLEADIRQAGLPASHVYFYRGRNLVDPDFVRTGVAHEPQEGSERTPSPGLICPQDALETVLLRRARELAPDGISFSTRLLSFTEDSQGVHAELEDRATGARQSVRADWLVGCDGAASTVRTGAGIAMTGPTGLGHFLSVRFEAPLGDVVADRASASYFLTEPGRGGFLAIDNDRHWIYQHPFDPQRVDTTRLLSDHRQLAQLVRDAAGLPDLEVTVQDTMTWRLDARLAETYRRSRILLVGDAAHVIPPTGGHGMNTGIGDADNLAWKLAAVISGAAGEALLDSYQAERRPLARQVIDLSLANSRARTSYRIDDELLLTAAYRSTAVITDPDAPDRPPLDPAREHPDGEPGGRAPHLRLTTVPGISSTLDLLGNGFTLLTPASTTWQRQTATAEAAGLPVALRPLAAGVSSAAHSAQWARLFGDPAAGAVLVRPDGHIAWRAPHPPADDAELLRALRRILSAQPARR, translated from the coding sequence ATGCGATTCCCGACAGCGACGTCCGTACTGGTCATCGGAGGGGGCCCGGTTGGTCTGACCCTGTCGCTTCTGCTGTCCGAGCACGGTGTGCGGCACCTGCTCGTAGAGGCGCACCCGGGCACCTCGCACCATCCCAAGGCGCGTGGAGTGTCGGCGCGTTCGATGGAGATATTCCGCCGTTGCGGTCTGGAGGCGGACATCCGGCAGGCCGGGCTCCCGGCCTCGCACGTCTACTTCTACCGTGGCCGGAACCTGGTCGACCCCGACTTCGTCCGCACCGGAGTCGCACACGAGCCGCAGGAGGGCTCCGAGCGCACCCCCTCGCCGGGCCTGATCTGCCCTCAGGACGCCCTGGAAACCGTGTTGCTGCGGCGCGCCCGCGAACTCGCGCCCGACGGCATCAGCTTCTCCACCAGGCTGCTCTCCTTCACCGAGGACAGCCAAGGAGTGCACGCGGAGCTGGAGGACCGGGCGACCGGCGCACGGCAGTCCGTGCGTGCCGACTGGCTGGTCGGCTGCGACGGCGCGGCAAGCACCGTCCGCACCGGCGCCGGAATCGCGATGACGGGGCCCACGGGCCTGGGACACTTCCTCAGCGTCCGCTTCGAGGCGCCGCTCGGCGACGTCGTGGCCGACCGGGCCAGCGCGTCGTACTTCCTCACCGAGCCGGGCCGCGGCGGCTTCCTCGCCATCGACAACGACCGGCACTGGATCTACCAGCACCCCTTCGACCCCCAGCGCGTCGACACCACCCGGCTCCTGAGTGACCATCGGCAGCTCGCCCAACTGGTGCGGGACGCCGCCGGCCTGCCGGACCTGGAGGTCACCGTCCAGGACACCATGACCTGGCGACTGGACGCCCGGCTCGCCGAGACCTACCGCAGGTCGCGGATACTGCTCGTCGGCGACGCGGCCCATGTGATCCCCCCGACCGGCGGGCACGGGATGAACACCGGCATCGGCGACGCCGACAACCTGGCCTGGAAGCTCGCCGCGGTCATCAGCGGAGCGGCCGGGGAAGCACTGCTGGACAGCTACCAGGCCGAACGCCGCCCGCTCGCCCGCCAGGTCATCGACCTGTCCCTGGCCAACTCCCGAGCCCGGACCAGTTACCGGATCGACGACGAGCTGCTGCTCACCGCGGCCTACCGCTCCACCGCCGTCATCACCGACCCGGACGCTCCCGACCGCCCGCCGCTGGACCCAGCGCGCGAACACCCGGACGGCGAACCCGGCGGTCGCGCACCACACCTGCGGCTGACCACAGTTCCCGGAATCTCCTCCACGCTGGACCTCCTCGGCAACGGATTCACCCTGCTCACGCCCGCAAGCACCACCTGGCAGCGGCAGACCGCCACCGCCGAGGCGGCGGGCCTGCCCGTCGCACTGCGCCCGCTCGCCGCCGGCGTGAGCAGTGCGGCGCACTCCGCGCAGTGGGCCCGGCTGTTCGGTGATCCAGCTGCCGGGGCGGTCCTCGTGCGTCCCGACGGCCACATCGCCTGGCGGGCACCGCACCCGCCCGCCGACGACGCGGAACTTCTCCGCGCCCTCCGGCGGATTCTCTCGGCGCAGCCGGCCCGGCGGTGA
- a CDS encoding DJ-1/PfpI family protein, whose product MALLDVIAWLARRRKTSALTFSICTGAFLLAATGALDGRPATTHWEDQEELAERWPDVQLRTDVRWVDDGDIVTSAGISAGIDASLHIVSRLFGEQLARRTAHQMEYRWTAAPRAGQGAPGERGVE is encoded by the coding sequence ATGGCGTTGCTGGACGTCATCGCCTGGCTGGCCCGGCGCCGGAAGACCTCCGCGCTGACGTTCAGCATCTGCACCGGGGCCTTCCTGCTGGCCGCCACCGGGGCTCTGGACGGCCGCCCCGCCACAACTCACTGGGAGGACCAGGAAGAGCTGGCCGAGCGCTGGCCGGACGTCCAACTGCGCACCGACGTCCGGTGGGTCGACGACGGCGACATCGTCACCTCCGCGGGGATCAGCGCGGGCATCGACGCCAGCCTGCACATCGTGAGCCGGCTCTTCGGCGAGCAACTCGCCCGGCGCACCGCCCACCAGATGGAATACCGGTGGACGGCTGCGCCGCGCGCGGGCCAGGGAGCACCAGGCGAGCGCGGCGTCGAGTGA
- a CDS encoding helix-turn-helix domain-containing protein produces the protein MTSSNAMRYALDNLHRRLTVDELAGVAHLSVRQFERRFVDATGLPPGRWITHQRIRAGAVLLESADHPIDAVADRVGLTVAGFRHHFRETMGISPSTYRRLFRP, from the coding sequence ATGACGTCCAGCAACGCCATGCGGTACGCGCTGGACAACCTGCACAGGCGGCTCACGGTCGACGAACTGGCCGGCGTCGCACACCTGTCGGTGCGGCAGTTCGAACGCCGCTTCGTCGACGCGACCGGTCTTCCGCCGGGACGCTGGATCACGCACCAGCGGATCCGGGCCGGCGCCGTACTACTGGAGTCCGCGGACCATCCGATCGACGCGGTGGCAGACCGGGTGGGCCTGACCGTCGCCGGCTTCCGCCACCACTTCCGGGAGACTATGGGCATCAGCCCCTCGACCTACCGGCGCCTGTTCCGGCCCTGA
- a CDS encoding MFS transporter — protein MALPLIAVVTLHATALEVGLLTGAGYLAWLLVGLPAGVLVHLLPLRGTQVAMDLVRGAAVASVPLAAALGVLGLPQLVVVALVVGLASVVFDVGNSTFLPSIVAREELTARNSLVSGSAAATQLAGPSLGGMLVQLLGGATSMLLDAVSYAVEQFSNTAGHGVLMLRPAGAAVRLDGAVDQASAGNGGTAEGRKGGQRGLALLDRFALGAILLTRQAGQQTGRGRRDYAPAPALVVAGTGFEPATSGL, from the coding sequence GTGGCCCTACCGCTGATCGCCGTCGTCACCCTGCACGCGACGGCGCTGGAGGTCGGCCTGCTCACCGGCGCGGGCTACCTGGCCTGGCTGTTGGTCGGACTGCCCGCCGGCGTCCTGGTCCACCTTCTGCCGCTACGCGGCACCCAGGTGGCGATGGACCTGGTGCGCGGGGCAGCCGTCGCCTCGGTGCCCCTGGCGGCCGCCCTCGGGGTGCTCGGCCTGCCGCAACTGGTGGTGGTGGCGCTGGTGGTCGGCCTCGCCAGCGTGGTCTTCGACGTCGGCAACTCCACCTTCCTGCCCTCGATCGTCGCCAGGGAGGAGCTGACCGCCCGCAACAGCCTGGTCTCCGGCAGCGCCGCCGCGACCCAGCTGGCCGGCCCCTCGCTCGGCGGGATGCTGGTCCAACTCCTGGGCGGCGCCACCTCGATGCTGCTGGACGCGGTCAGCTACGCCGTCGAGCAGTTCTCGAACACGGCCGGCCACGGCGTGCTTATGCTCCGCCCCGCTGGCGCCGCCGTGCGGCTGGACGGAGCTGTAGACCAGGCATCGGCCGGGAACGGCGGAACGGCGGAAGGGCGGAAGGGCGGGCAGCGTGGGCTCGCCCTTCTCGATCGCTTTGCCCTCGGCGCAATCCTGCTTACGCGGCAAGCCGGCCAACAAACAGGCCGGGGTCGACGCGATTACGCGCCGGCCCCGGCCTTGGTGGTAGCGGGGACAGGATTTGAACCTGCGACCTCTGGGTTATGA